One Embleya scabrispora DNA segment encodes these proteins:
- a CDS encoding alpha/beta fold hydrolase has translation MKTHTLETAGADLVYDVRGPLPTTDGRPPLFMIGQPMDATGFAALAARFPERTVVTYDPRGLGRSTRRDGRVDHMPQTQADDVHAVIEALGAGAVEMFASSGGAVTALVLVAKYPADVTILVAHEPPLITLTPDGPAAARARAEVRDAYEKRGWGAGMAAFVAMTSWEGEFTDAYFARPDADPAAFGMPTHDDGSRDDPLLSDRSWAISGYRPDADAIAASPTRVVIAVGEESENVQTGRTSVATAALLGQPVTVFPSHHGGFCDGQFGYPGKPDEFAHRLRKVLEGAP, from the coding sequence ATGAAAACTCACACGCTCGAAACAGCCGGCGCCGACCTCGTCTATGACGTTCGTGGGCCACTGCCGACCACGGACGGACGCCCGCCGTTGTTCATGATCGGGCAGCCTATGGACGCCACCGGCTTCGCCGCGCTCGCAGCGCGCTTCCCCGAGCGGACCGTGGTCACCTATGATCCGCGCGGGCTCGGTCGCAGCACCCGTAGGGACGGGCGGGTCGACCACATGCCGCAGACCCAGGCCGACGATGTGCACGCCGTCATCGAGGCGCTCGGGGCCGGGGCGGTCGAGATGTTCGCCAGTAGCGGCGGAGCGGTCACCGCGCTCGTGCTCGTGGCGAAGTATCCCGCGGACGTGACCATTCTGGTCGCGCACGAGCCGCCGCTCATCACCCTCACGCCGGACGGCCCGGCGGCCGCGCGGGCCCGGGCCGAAGTCCGGGACGCTTACGAGAAGCGGGGATGGGGGGCCGGGATGGCCGCGTTCGTCGCCATGACCTCATGGGAGGGAGAGTTCACCGACGCGTACTTCGCGCGGCCGGATGCCGATCCCGCCGCGTTCGGGATGCCCACGCACGATGACGGCTCACGTGACGATCCGCTGCTGTCCGACCGGTCATGGGCGATCAGCGGATATCGGCCGGATGCCGACGCGATCGCCGCTTCGCCGACCCGCGTCGTGATCGCCGTCGGCGAGGAGTCCGAAAACGTGCAGACCGGACGCACCTCCGTCGCGACCGCCGCACTCCTCGGGCAGCCGGTGACCGTGTTCCCGAGTCATCACGGTGGGTTCTGTGATGGACAATTCGGATATCCGGGGAAGCCGGACGAGTTCGCGCACCGCCTGCGGAAGGTGCTCGAGGGCGCCCCGTAG